One Caretta caretta isolate rCarCar2 chromosome 6, rCarCar1.hap1, whole genome shotgun sequence genomic region harbors:
- the ELOB gene encoding elongin-B: MSPSAPWRPDADVTFPTWPPARPFPPSPLVLPLRRPGLPPPLPTGRRHRLSQDGAQRGVARRASRVARCRLGPWRSRGLRLRLGERGAAGMDVFLMIRRHKTTIFTDAKESSTVYELKRIVEGILKRPPEEQRLYKDDQLLDDSKTLGDCGFTSQTARPQAPATVGLAFRAGDDSFEALRIDPFSSPPELPDVMKPQDSSSSANEQAVQ, from the exons ATGTCCCCCTCCGCGCCATGGCGGCCTGACGCCGACGTGACCTTCCCAACATGGCCGCCCGCCAggccctttcccccctccccattggtCCTGCCGCTCCGCCGACccggcctccccccgcccctcccgacCGGGAGGAGGCACCGCCTCTCCCAAGATGGCGCCCAGCGCGGGGTCGCGCGGCGTGCGTCGCGGGTCGCGCGGTGCAGGCTGGGACCGTGGCGGAGCCGGGGGCTGCGGCTGCGTCTGGGCGAGCGGGGAGCGGCCGGGATG GACGTGTTCCTGATGATCCGGCGCCACAAGACGACCATCTTCACCGACGCCAAGGAGTCCAGCACCGTGTACGAGCTGAAGCGCATCGTGGAGGGCATCCTCAAGCGGCCCCCCGAGGAGCAGCGGCTCTACAAG GATGACCAGCTGCTCGACGACAGCAAGACCCTGGGAGATTGCGGCTTCACCAGCCAGACGGCGCGGCCCCAGGCGCCGGCCACGGTGGGCCTGGCTTTCCGAGCCGGGG ATGACTCCTTCGAGGCTCTCCGCATCgaccccttctccagccccccggaGCTCCCCGACGTCATGAAACCCCAAGACTCCAGCAGCAGCGCGAACGAACAGGCCGTGCAGTGA